The following proteins are encoded in a genomic region of Shinella zoogloeoides:
- the glgB gene encoding 1,4-alpha-glucan branching protein GlgB: MTAPPKKGTTEQPSELLAKADIDAILEGRHWDPFAVLGLHASGNTFIARCFLPGASEVVVETLSGKEIGTLTRVAEAGIFAGEVAAKKLQPVRYRARNAGGEWTVVDPYSFGPVLGPMDDYYIREGSHLRLFDKMGAHPMTLEGVEGFHFAVWAPNARRVSVVGNFNEWDGRRNPMRLRRDTGIWEVFLPGIAEGHAYKFEIVGMNGEVLPLKADPFARRSELRPNNASMTTGPIDQAWEDEAHLAHWASADARRQPISIYEVHAGSWQRHGDGAFLTWDELADHLIPYCVDMGFTHIEFLPISEYPFDPSWGYQTTGLYSPTARFGEPEGFARFVNGCHKVGIGVILDWVPAHFPTDAHGLGRFDGTALYEHADPRQGFHPDWNTAIYNFGRAEVLSYLINNALYWAQKFHLDGLRVDAVASMLYLDYSRKHGEWVPNEYGGNENLEAVRFLQSMNRHVYAGHPGILTIAEESTSWPKVSHPVHEGGLGFGFKWNMGFMHDTLQYLSREPVHRKFHHNDMTFGLLYAFTENFVLPLSHDEVVHGKGSLIAKMTGDDWQKFANLRAYYGFMWGYPGKKLLFMGQEFAQWQEWSEARSLDWNLLEYPLHEGMRRLVRDLNGTYRRKAALHARDCEGEGFEWLIADDRDNSVFAWLRKAPGEKPIAVITNFTPVYREGYGVPLPVEGRWREILNTDAEIYGGSGKGNGGAVEARKHANGRIAAAITLPPLATVMLELDA; encoded by the coding sequence ATGACCGCACCGCCAAAAAAAGGCACGACGGAACAACCGTCAGAGCTTCTGGCGAAGGCGGACATCGACGCGATCTTGGAGGGAAGGCACTGGGACCCGTTCGCAGTGCTGGGCCTTCACGCGTCCGGCAACACGTTCATCGCCCGCTGCTTCCTGCCCGGGGCGAGCGAGGTGGTGGTCGAGACCTTGTCCGGCAAGGAGATCGGCACGCTGACGCGCGTCGCCGAGGCCGGCATCTTCGCCGGCGAGGTCGCGGCGAAAAAGCTCCAGCCGGTCCGCTACCGCGCCCGCAATGCCGGCGGGGAATGGACCGTCGTCGATCCCTACAGCTTCGGCCCCGTGCTCGGCCCGATGGACGACTACTATATCCGCGAAGGCTCGCATCTTCGCCTCTTCGACAAGATGGGCGCCCATCCGATGACGCTGGAAGGCGTCGAGGGCTTCCACTTCGCCGTCTGGGCGCCGAATGCCCGGCGCGTCTCCGTCGTCGGCAATTTCAACGAATGGGACGGGCGGCGGAACCCGATGCGCCTTCGCCGCGACACCGGTATCTGGGAAGTCTTCCTGCCCGGCATCGCCGAAGGCCACGCCTACAAGTTCGAGATCGTCGGCATGAACGGCGAGGTCCTGCCGCTCAAGGCCGACCCCTTCGCCCGCCGCTCGGAACTGCGCCCCAACAATGCCTCGATGACGACCGGCCCGATCGACCAGGCCTGGGAGGACGAGGCGCACCTTGCCCATTGGGCCTCCGCGGATGCCCGCCGCCAGCCGATCTCGATCTACGAGGTCCATGCCGGCTCCTGGCAGCGCCATGGCGACGGGGCGTTCCTGACCTGGGACGAGCTGGCCGATCATCTCATCCCCTATTGCGTCGACATGGGCTTCACCCATATCGAGTTCCTGCCGATCTCCGAATATCCCTTCGACCCATCCTGGGGCTACCAGACGACCGGCCTCTATTCGCCGACGGCCCGCTTCGGCGAGCCGGAAGGCTTCGCCCGTTTCGTCAATGGCTGCCACAAGGTCGGCATCGGCGTCATCCTCGACTGGGTGCCGGCGCATTTCCCGACGGACGCGCACGGCCTCGGCCGCTTCGACGGCACCGCGCTCTACGAACATGCCGACCCGCGCCAGGGCTTCCACCCGGACTGGAACACGGCGATCTACAATTTCGGTCGCGCCGAAGTGCTCTCCTACCTCATCAACAACGCGCTCTACTGGGCGCAGAAGTTCCATCTCGACGGCCTGCGCGTCGATGCGGTCGCCTCGATGCTCTATCTCGACTATTCGCGCAAGCACGGCGAATGGGTGCCCAACGAATACGGCGGCAACGAGAACCTGGAAGCCGTTCGCTTCCTGCAGTCCATGAACCGCCACGTCTATGCCGGCCATCCCGGCATCCTGACCATCGCGGAGGAATCCACCTCCTGGCCGAAAGTCTCGCACCCCGTGCATGAAGGCGGGCTGGGCTTCGGCTTCAAGTGGAACATGGGCTTCATGCACGATACGCTGCAATATCTCTCGCGCGAGCCGGTGCACCGCAAGTTCCACCATAACGACATGACCTTCGGCCTGCTCTATGCCTTCACGGAGAACTTCGTGCTGCCGCTCAGCCATGACGAGGTGGTGCACGGCAAGGGCTCGCTGATCGCCAAGATGACCGGCGACGACTGGCAGAAATTCGCCAATCTCAGGGCCTATTACGGCTTCATGTGGGGTTATCCCGGCAAGAAGCTGCTCTTCATGGGCCAGGAGTTCGCCCAGTGGCAGGAATGGAGCGAGGCCCGCTCGCTCGACTGGAACCTGCTCGAATATCCGCTGCACGAAGGCATGCGCCGGCTCGTGCGCGACCTCAACGGCACCTATCGCCGCAAGGCCGCGCTCCATGCCCGCGACTGCGAGGGCGAAGGCTTCGAATGGCTGATCGCCGACGACCGCGACAACTCGGTCTTCGCCTGGCTGCGCAAGGCGCCCGGCGAAAAGCCGATCGCCGTCATCACCAACTTCACCCCCGTCTACCGCGAGGGCTATGGGGTGCCGCTGCCGGTGGAGGGCCGGTGGCGGGAAATCCTCAACACCGATGCCGAGATCTATGGCGGCAGCGGCAAGGGGAACGGCGGCGCCGTCGAGGCCCGCAAGCACGCAAACGGAAGAATAGCCGCCGCCATCACCCTGCCGCCATTGGCGACGGTGATGCTCGAGCTGGACGCATGA
- the glgC gene encoding glucose-1-phosphate adenylyltransferase: MEQKRNQPLARDAMAYVLAGGRGSRLKELTDRRAKPAVHFGGKARIIDFALSNALNSGIRRIGVATQYKAHSLIRHMQRGWNFFRPERNESFDILPASQRVSETQWYEGTADAVYQNIDIIEDYGVEYMVILAGDHIYKMDYELMLQQHVDSGAQVTIGCLEVPRMEATGFGVMHVDEKDEIIAFVEKPADPPGIPGNPEMALASMGIYVFHTKFLMDLLRRDAADPTSSRDFGKDIIPYIVEHGKAVAHRFTASCVRSDFEREAYWRDVGTIDAYWQANIDLTDVTPELDIYDGSWPIWTFAEIKPPAKFVHDDENRRGSATSSLISGDCIISGASLNRSLLFTGVRANSYSRLEGAIILPNVMIGRHAQLRNVVIDSRVVIPEGLVVGEDPELDAKRFRRSENGICLITQPMIDKLEL; encoded by the coding sequence ATGGAGCAGAAGCGCAATCAACCCCTCGCCCGTGACGCGATGGCCTATGTTCTCGCGGGCGGACGCGGCAGCCGCCTGAAGGAGCTGACCGACCGGCGCGCCAAGCCCGCCGTCCATTTCGGCGGCAAGGCGCGCATCATCGACTTCGCGCTCTCCAATGCGCTGAATTCCGGCATCCGCCGCATCGGCGTCGCCACCCAGTACAAGGCCCATTCGCTGATCCGCCACATGCAGCGCGGCTGGAACTTCTTCCGTCCCGAGCGAAACGAGAGCTTCGATATCCTGCCCGCCTCCCAGCGCGTCTCCGAGACCCAGTGGTACGAAGGCACCGCCGACGCGGTCTATCAGAACATCGATATCATCGAGGATTACGGCGTCGAATACATGGTCATCCTCGCCGGCGACCATATCTACAAGATGGACTACGAGCTGATGCTCCAGCAGCACGTGGATTCCGGCGCGCAGGTCACCATCGGCTGCCTCGAAGTGCCGCGCATGGAAGCGACCGGCTTCGGCGTCATGCATGTCGACGAGAAGGATGAGATCATCGCCTTCGTGGAAAAGCCGGCCGATCCGCCAGGCATTCCCGGCAATCCGGAAATGGCGCTCGCCTCCATGGGCATCTACGTCTTCCACACGAAGTTCCTGATGGACCTCTTGCGCCGCGACGCCGCCGACCCGACCTCCAGCCGCGACTTCGGCAAGGACATCATCCCCTATATCGTCGAGCACGGCAAAGCCGTCGCCCACCGCTTCACCGCCTCCTGCGTGCGCTCGGACTTCGAGCGCGAGGCCTACTGGCGCGACGTCGGCACCATCGACGCCTACTGGCAGGCCAATATCGACCTGACGGACGTCACCCCCGAGCTCGACATCTATGACGGTTCCTGGCCGATCTGGACCTTCGCCGAGATCAAGCCACCGGCCAAGTTCGTGCATGACGACGAGAACCGCCGCGGCTCTGCGACCTCCTCGCTGATTTCGGGCGACTGCATCATCTCCGGCGCCTCGCTGAACCGCAGCCTGCTCTTCACCGGGGTGCGCGCCAATTCCTACTCGCGCCTCGAAGGGGCCATCATCCTGCCGAACGTCATGATCGGCCGGCACGCGCAGCTGAGGAACGTCGTCATCGACAGCCGGGTCGTCATCCCCGAAGGCCTCGTCGTCGGCGAGGACCCGGAACTCGACGCCAAGCGCTTCCGCCGCTCGGAGAACGGCATATGCCTCATCACCCAACCGATGATCGACAAGCTGGAGCTCTAG
- the glgA gene encoding glycogen synthase GlgA, which produces MNILSVASEVFPLIKTGGLADVAGALPIALAGHGMHMRTLMPGYPAVMQRLAKTEVVATFEDLLGEPARILAATHEGIDILVLDAPGFFDRQGGPYTDATGKDFVDNWRRFAALSLAGAEIARGLIPGWQPDIVHAHDWQAAMTAVYMRYTGLQHIPTVVTVHNLAFQGQFGPEIFAGLDLPPEAFSVEGLEYYGDVGFLKGGLRTAWSITTVSPTYAHEIMTPEYGMGLEGLINARAGELVGIVNGIDTAVWNPETDPHIARSFAAGSLKKRAMNRKALVERFNLIEDDGPIFCVVSRLTWQKGIDIIAEVADWIVERGGKLAVLGAGDQGLEGALLAAASRHRGHVGIVIGYNEPLSHLMQAGSDAILIPSRFEPCGLTQLYGLRYGCIPIVARTGGLADTVIDANEAALSARVATGFQFTPINAEGLRQALRRVFKAWHEPKVWARIQNQGMKSDVSWENSAARYADLYSSLLSRV; this is translated from the coding sequence ATGAACATCCTTTCGGTGGCATCCGAAGTATTCCCGCTGATCAAGACGGGAGGCCTTGCCGACGTCGCCGGCGCGCTGCCGATCGCACTCGCCGGGCATGGCATGCACATGCGCACGCTGATGCCCGGCTATCCCGCGGTCATGCAGCGGCTGGCGAAGACCGAGGTGGTGGCGACCTTCGAGGACCTCCTCGGCGAACCCGCCCGCATCCTCGCCGCGACGCACGAGGGCATCGACATCCTCGTGCTCGACGCGCCGGGCTTCTTCGACCGGCAGGGCGGGCCCTATACGGATGCCACTGGCAAGGATTTCGTCGACAACTGGCGGCGCTTCGCCGCCCTTTCGCTTGCGGGCGCCGAGATCGCCCGGGGCCTCATTCCCGGCTGGCAACCGGATATCGTGCATGCCCATGACTGGCAGGCGGCGATGACGGCCGTCTACATGCGCTATACCGGCCTGCAGCACATCCCCACCGTCGTCACGGTGCACAATCTCGCCTTCCAGGGCCAGTTCGGCCCGGAGATCTTCGCCGGTCTCGACCTGCCGCCGGAAGCCTTCTCGGTCGAAGGGCTCGAATATTACGGCGATGTCGGCTTCCTGAAGGGCGGGCTGCGCACCGCCTGGTCGATCACCACCGTCAGCCCCACCTATGCGCACGAGATCATGACGCCGGAATACGGCATGGGGCTCGAAGGCCTCATCAATGCGCGCGCCGGCGAGCTCGTCGGCATCGTCAACGGCATCGACACCGCCGTCTGGAACCCCGAGACTGATCCGCATATCGCCCGCTCCTTCGCCGCCGGCTCGCTGAAGAAGCGCGCGATGAACCGCAAGGCCCTCGTCGAGCGCTTCAACCTCATAGAAGACGACGGGCCGATCTTCTGCGTCGTCAGCCGCCTCACCTGGCAGAAGGGCATCGACATCATCGCCGAGGTGGCCGACTGGATCGTCGAGCGGGGCGGCAAGCTCGCCGTGCTCGGCGCGGGCGACCAGGGGCTGGAGGGCGCGCTGCTCGCCGCCGCCTCGCGCCATCGCGGCCATGTCGGCATCGTCATCGGCTACAACGAGCCGCTGTCGCATCTCATGCAGGCCGGCAGCGACGCCATCCTCATCCCGTCGCGCTTCGAGCCCTGCGGCCTCACCCAGCTCTACGGCCTGCGCTACGGCTGCATCCCCATCGTCGCGCGCACCGGCGGCCTTGCCGATACGGTGATCGACGCCAACGAGGCCGCCCTTTCCGCCCGCGTCGCCACGGGCTTCCAGTTCACGCCGATCAATGCCGAGGGCCTGCGCCAGGCATTGCGCCGGGTCTTCAAGGCATGGCACGAACCGAAAGTCTGGGCGCGCATACAGAACCAGGGCATGAAGTCGGACGTTTCGTGGGAGAATAGCGCCGCGCGCTACGCCGACCTCTATTCCAGCCTCCTTTCGCGAGTATAG
- a CDS encoding alpha-D-glucose phosphate-specific phosphoglucomutase — MTIKTVPTTPYSDQKPGTSGLRKKVPVFQQKNYAENFIQSIFDSLEGFAGETLVIGGDGRFYNREVIQLAIKMAAANGFGRVLVGRGGILSTPAASNVIRKNKAFGGIVLSASHNPGGPTEDFGIKYNIGNGGPAPEKITDAIFARTKSIDSYRIADVPDVNLDLEGTHEIEGMTVTVIDPVTDYAELMEQLFDFDAIRSLLAGGFRIVFDAMSAVTGPYAKEILENRLGATKGSVLNFMPLPDFGGHHPDPNLVHARALYETMMADDAPDFGAASDGDGDRNLIIGKGIFVTPSDSLAMLAANAHLAPGYAKGLAGIARSMPTSGAADRVAEKLGIGIYETPTGWKFFGNLLDAGLATICGEESAGTGSNHVREKDGLWAVLLWLNILAVRKESVIDIVRQHWATYGRNYYSRHDYEEVDSDAANGLIANLRDQLATLPGRSFGALRVETADDFAYHDPVDQSVSKNQGIRILFEGGSRVVFRLSGTGTSGATLRVYIERFEPDAARHDIDTQEALADLIAVADEIAGIKSRTGRTEPSVIT, encoded by the coding sequence ATGACCATCAAGACCGTCCCGACCACGCCCTACAGCGACCAGAAGCCCGGCACCTCGGGCCTGCGCAAGAAGGTCCCCGTCTTCCAGCAGAAGAACTATGCGGAGAACTTCATCCAGTCGATCTTCGACAGCCTGGAAGGCTTTGCCGGCGAAACGCTGGTGATCGGCGGCGACGGCCGCTTCTACAATCGCGAAGTCATCCAGCTCGCCATCAAGATGGCTGCCGCCAACGGTTTCGGCCGCGTGCTCGTCGGACGCGGTGGCATCCTGTCGACGCCCGCTGCCTCCAACGTCATCCGCAAGAACAAGGCCTTCGGCGGCATCGTGCTGTCGGCCAGCCACAATCCGGGCGGCCCGACCGAGGACTTCGGCATCAAATACAATATCGGCAATGGCGGCCCGGCGCCGGAGAAGATCACCGACGCCATCTTCGCCCGCACCAAGTCCATCGACAGCTACAGGATCGCCGACGTCCCCGACGTCAATCTCGACCTCGAAGGCACCCACGAGATCGAGGGCATGACGGTCACGGTCATAGACCCCGTCACCGATTATGCCGAGCTGATGGAACAGCTCTTCGATTTCGACGCGATCCGTAGCCTGCTTGCCGGCGGCTTCCGCATCGTCTTCGACGCCATGAGCGCCGTCACCGGCCCCTATGCCAAGGAAATCCTCGAAAACCGCCTCGGCGCCACCAAGGGCTCGGTCCTCAACTTCATGCCGCTGCCGGACTTCGGCGGCCACCACCCGGACCCGAACCTCGTCCATGCCCGCGCGCTCTACGAGACCATGATGGCCGACGACGCGCCGGACTTCGGCGCGGCCTCGGACGGCGACGGCGACCGCAACCTCATCATCGGCAAGGGCATCTTCGTCACGCCCTCCGACAGCCTCGCCATGCTCGCCGCCAACGCCCATCTCGCCCCCGGCTATGCCAAGGGCCTCGCCGGCATCGCCCGCTCCATGCCGACCTCCGGCGCGGCCGACCGTGTCGCGGAAAAGCTCGGCATCGGCATCTACGAGACGCCGACCGGCTGGAAGTTCTTCGGCAACCTGCTCGATGCCGGCCTTGCCACGATCTGCGGCGAGGAGAGCGCCGGCACCGGCTCCAACCATGTGCGCGAGAAGGACGGCCTCTGGGCGGTCCTGCTCTGGCTCAACATCCTCGCCGTGCGCAAGGAAAGCGTCATCGACATCGTGCGCCAGCACTGGGCGACCTACGGCCGCAACTACTATTCCCGCCACGATTACGAGGAGGTCGACAGCGATGCCGCGAACGGCCTGATAGCGAACCTGCGCGACCAGCTCGCCACGCTTCCCGGCAGGAGCTTCGGCGCGCTCAGGGTCGAGACGGCGGACGATTTCGCCTATCACGACCCGGTCGACCAGTCCGTCAGCAAGAACCAGGGCATCCGCATCCTCTTCGAGGGCGGCTCGCGCGTCGTCTTCCGCCTTTCCGGCACCGGCACGTCGGGCGCGACGCTGCGCGTCTATATCGAGCGCTTCGAACCAGACGCCGCCCGCCACGACATCGACACGCAGGAAGCCCTTGCCGACCTCATCGCCGTCGCCGACGAGATCGCCGGCATCAAGAGCCGCACCGGCCGCACCGAACCGAGCGTGATCACGTAA
- the glgX gene encoding glycogen debranching protein GlgX, whose product MTFTAPSFAPGATLSGDGVEFAVYSRDAARVDLCLFDNEGEKELARLAMGRGENGFHRVFVEGATAGTRYGFRADGVYSPDHGLWFDPAKLLVDPYARELDRRFVHDGRLAVFGAETADIVPKAIVTRDRPVAVKPPLFRPGGFVYEVAVRAFTMLHPDVPETMRGTVGALAHPAVLAHLKRLGVDAVELMPITAWIDERHLPPLGLSNSWGYNPIALMALDPRLVPGGMKELADTVAALRAEGIGTILDLVFNHSGESDRHGATLSMRGLDNLTYYRHVPDRPGELINDTGCGNTIAGEHPVVRQLVLDSLGHFVRHAGVDGFRFDLATILGREADGFSARAALLSEICADPLLKDRVLIAEPWDIGPGGYQLGNFPAPFLEWNDRFRDDARLFWRGDSHRLGPFVTAFAGSADIFSRHGGTETRSVNFLAAHDGFTLADLVSHAVKHNEANGEDNRDGHNENHSWNNGEEGATTDGMVLSARRADVKALLSSLFLSRGTIMLTAGDEGGRSQDGNNNAYCQDNAITWMHWDRLDDGLIEHAAMLSAIRKRFPALGDTAFLTGEGDVEWLTLAGAPMTVADWEAPFAGTLLVLLKTPDRQQKRTVRLAIAINRTHGEQALALPPPEGRDWVSLLAANQPPTGSLPARMVEIFVENY is encoded by the coding sequence ATGACCTTCACCGCCCCCTCCTTTGCACCGGGCGCCACGCTCTCCGGGGACGGGGTGGAATTCGCGGTCTATTCGCGCGACGCCGCCCGCGTCGATCTCTGCCTGTTCGACAACGAGGGCGAGAAGGAACTCGCTCGCCTCGCCATGGGGCGGGGCGAGAACGGCTTCCACCGCGTCTTCGTCGAGGGCGCGACGGCCGGCACCCGCTACGGCTTTCGCGCCGACGGCGTCTATTCCCCCGACCACGGCCTCTGGTTCGATCCGGCGAAGCTGCTGGTCGATCCCTATGCCAGGGAACTCGACCGCCGCTTCGTGCATGACGGGCGGCTCGCCGTCTTCGGCGCGGAGACGGCGGACATCGTGCCGAAGGCCATCGTCACCCGCGACCGCCCCGTCGCGGTGAAGCCCCCGCTCTTCCGCCCCGGTGGCTTCGTCTATGAAGTCGCCGTGCGCGCCTTCACCATGCTGCACCCGGACGTGCCGGAGACGATGCGCGGCACCGTCGGCGCGCTCGCCCATCCCGCTGTGCTCGCCCATTTGAAGCGCCTCGGCGTCGATGCCGTGGAGCTGATGCCGATCACCGCCTGGATCGACGAGCGCCACCTGCCGCCGCTCGGCCTGTCCAACAGCTGGGGCTACAACCCCATCGCCCTGATGGCGCTCGACCCGCGCCTCGTGCCGGGCGGCATGAAAGAGCTGGCCGACACGGTCGCGGCGCTGCGCGCCGAGGGGATCGGCACCATCCTCGACCTCGTCTTCAACCATTCCGGCGAGAGCGACCGCCACGGCGCGACGCTCTCCATGCGCGGGCTCGACAACCTCACCTATTACCGGCACGTGCCGGACCGGCCGGGTGAATTGATCAACGACACCGGCTGCGGCAACACGATCGCCGGCGAGCATCCCGTCGTGCGCCAGCTCGTGCTCGACAGCCTTGGCCATTTCGTCCGCCATGCGGGCGTGGACGGCTTCCGCTTCGACCTTGCCACCATCCTCGGCCGTGAGGCGGACGGCTTTTCCGCCCGTGCGGCGCTGCTCTCCGAAATCTGCGCAGACCCGCTCCTGAAGGACCGCGTGCTGATCGCCGAGCCGTGGGACATCGGCCCCGGCGGCTATCAGCTCGGCAATTTCCCGGCACCGTTCCTCGAATGGAACGACCGCTTCCGCGACGACGCCCGCCTGTTCTGGCGCGGCGACAGCCACAGGCTCGGCCCCTTCGTCACCGCCTTTGCCGGCTCGGCCGACATCTTCTCCCGCCACGGCGGCACCGAAACCCGCAGCGTCAACTTCCTCGCCGCCCATGACGGCTTCACGCTGGCCGACCTCGTCTCCCATGCGGTGAAACACAACGAGGCGAACGGCGAGGACAACCGCGACGGCCATAACGAGAACCATTCCTGGAACAACGGTGAGGAAGGCGCGACGACCGACGGCATGGTGCTCTCCGCAAGGCGAGCGGACGTGAAGGCCCTGCTCTCCAGCCTCTTCCTTTCCCGCGGCACGATCATGCTGACGGCGGGCGACGAGGGCGGGCGCAGCCAGGACGGCAACAACAACGCCTATTGCCAGGACAACGCCATCACCTGGATGCACTGGGACCGGCTGGACGACGGCCTGATCGAGCATGCCGCCATGCTCTCGGCGATCCGCAAGCGCTTCCCCGCGCTCGGCGACACGGCCTTCCTCACCGGCGAGGGCGACGTCGAATGGCTGACGCTGGCCGGCGCGCCGATGACCGTCGCGGACTGGGAAGCTCCCTTCGCCGGTACGCTCCTCGTTCTCCTCAAAACGCCCGACCGCCAGCAGAAGCGCACCGTCCGCCTCGCGATCGCCATCAACCGCACGCATGGCGAACAGGCGCTCGCCCTGCCGCCGCCGGAAGGGCGGGACTGGGTGAGCCTGCTTGCCGCCAACCAGCCGCCGACCGGCTCGCTCCCTGCGCGCATGGTGGAGATTTTTGTCGAAAACTATTGA
- a CDS encoding MaoC family dehydratase, whose product MPANIHLKDVAALVGTELGVSRWFTVDQTMIDRFADATEDHQFIHTDPERAAAETPFGGTIAHGFLTLSLLSAMNFDCVPRIIEQTMGINYGFEKVRFMTPVKSGARVRGRFVLDEARFRGAGMVTIRYNVSVEIEDERKPALTADWITIIQFDPKDRPEDV is encoded by the coding sequence ATGCCTGCCAATATTCATTTGAAAGATGTCGCCGCCCTCGTCGGAACGGAGCTGGGCGTATCCCGCTGGTTCACCGTCGACCAGACCATGATCGACCGCTTCGCCGATGCGACGGAAGACCACCAGTTCATCCACACCGATCCCGAGCGCGCGGCGGCCGAAACGCCCTTCGGCGGCACCATCGCCCATGGTTTCCTCACCCTGTCGCTGCTTTCGGCGATGAACTTCGACTGCGTGCCGCGCATCATCGAGCAGACGATGGGCATCAACTACGGCTTCGAAAAGGTCCGCTTCATGACGCCGGTGAAGAGCGGCGCGCGCGTGCGCGGCCGCTTCGTGCTCGACGAGGCCCGCTTCCGCGGCGCGGGCATGGTGACGATCCGCTACAATGTCTCGGTCGAGATCGAGGACGAGCGCAAGCCGGCGCTGACGGCCGATTGGATCACCATCATCCAGTTCGATCCGAAGGACCGGCCGGAGGATGTGTGA
- a CDS encoding GNAT family N-acetyltransferase: MKVRPARQEDTAALAACDFSFLVTREAMPPFEDEWLAHARPVEPYPKSYGFDAAELASCLEDEDKALFVVIGDETPVGYIALSTGWNNLAFIDDLAVDAEWRGTGAAQRLMQQAIQWTREKGLPGLRLETQTNNVAACRFYLRQGFVLGGHDRRLYEGLSPGTRETALFFYRFL; the protein is encoded by the coding sequence GTGAAGGTCCGCCCCGCCAGACAGGAAGACACGGCGGCGCTGGCCGCCTGTGACTTCTCCTTTCTCGTCACGCGGGAAGCCATGCCGCCCTTCGAAGACGAGTGGCTCGCCCATGCCCGCCCCGTCGAGCCCTACCCCAAGAGCTACGGCTTTGATGCGGCCGAGCTTGCTTCCTGCCTGGAAGACGAGGACAAGGCGCTGTTCGTCGTTATCGGAGACGAAACGCCGGTCGGTTACATCGCGCTTTCAACGGGCTGGAACAATCTCGCCTTCATCGACGATCTCGCCGTCGATGCCGAATGGCGCGGCACGGGAGCGGCCCAGCGCCTGATGCAGCAGGCAATCCAGTGGACGCGGGAAAAGGGCCTGCCCGGCCTGCGGCTCGAAACCCAGACGAACAATGTCGCGGCCTGCCGCTTCTACCTGCGCCAGGGCTTCGTGCTCGGCGGCCACGACCGGCGCCTGTACGAAGGGCTGTCCCCCGGCACGCGGGAGACAGCCCTGTTCTTCTATCGTTTTCTCTGA
- a CDS encoding sarcosine oxidase subunit gamma, producing MADQALRKAPLAGRHGGSAGAHVTPAAPATRLSLRAGADALDALSAAFGLQLPTRPKGSASANGRHALWLGPDEWLLIDENGADLMGIASGVSALHSATDVSHRNTAVLVSGPDAAGAVASGCPLDIGNAVFPVGAAARTVLGKIEIVLFRSGEEDYRVECWRSFSPYAFGLLAEGAEDAGL from the coding sequence ATGGCTGATCAAGCTCTTCGCAAGGCGCCGCTTGCCGGCCGCCATGGCGGCTCCGCCGGCGCGCACGTCACGCCCGCCGCGCCCGCAACCCGCCTGTCGCTGCGTGCCGGCGCCGATGCGCTCGACGCGCTTTCGGCGGCCTTCGGCCTGCAGCTGCCGACGCGTCCGAAGGGCTCGGCCTCGGCGAACGGTCGCCACGCGCTCTGGCTCGGCCCGGACGAATGGTTGCTGATCGACGAGAACGGCGCGGACCTCATGGGCATCGCCTCGGGCGTTTCCGCGCTGCATTCCGCAACGGACGTCTCCCACCGCAATACGGCGGTCCTCGTCTCCGGCCCGGATGCAGCCGGCGCGGTCGCCAGCGGCTGCCCGCTCGACATCGGCAATGCGGTCTTCCCGGTCGGCGCGGCGGCGCGCACGGTGCTCGGCAAGATCGAGATCGTGCTGTTCCGCTCGGGCGAGGAGGATTATCGCGTCGAGTGCTGGCGCTCGTTCTCGCCCTATGCCTTCGGCCTGCTGGCGGAAGGCGCCGAGGACGCCGGGCTCTGA